A stretch of Ferribacterium limneticum DNA encodes these proteins:
- a CDS encoding EAL and HDOD domain-containing protein, with translation MSEAAADQLFLGRQPILDREQRLVAYELLFRNGSRNFAEVTDGVQATATVIANAFTELGVEAALGSHRGFINVDEQFLFSDMLELLPRHAVVLEILETVPPTEAVIERCKALKAVGFTLALDDVIQLEPEFAELLSLVEIVKVDIQPLSRVQLMQLVMKLKPMGKQLLAEKVDSREQMEQCLKLGFTLFQGYYFAKPTIIAGKKLDHSQLSLMKLMGLLLGDAATAELEAALKPEPGLTISLLRMTNSVGAGCTEKITSLGHAITVLGRRQLQRWLQLLVFAGGKPSGTSNPLLLLAATRGRLMELLAGELQPGDTALADQAFMAGIMSLMPALVSLPIAEIVAPLGLTGNVRDALCDGSGVLGALLHIAESSENGDLGQLTQALAELSGLSPKAINRAQTQALQWANDIGQEKQET, from the coding sequence GTGAGCGAAGCAGCCGCTGACCAGCTTTTTCTTGGGCGCCAGCCCATCCTGGACCGCGAACAGCGGCTGGTCGCTTACGAACTGCTTTTCCGCAACGGCAGCCGCAACTTTGCCGAGGTCACCGACGGTGTGCAGGCTACGGCGACGGTCATCGCCAACGCCTTCACCGAACTTGGCGTCGAAGCGGCGCTCGGTAGCCACCGCGGCTTCATCAATGTCGACGAACAGTTTCTATTCAGCGACATGCTTGAATTGCTGCCGCGCCACGCCGTCGTTCTCGAAATCCTTGAAACCGTGCCGCCGACTGAAGCCGTCATCGAGCGCTGCAAGGCACTGAAAGCTGTCGGTTTTACGCTGGCCCTCGACGACGTCATCCAGCTCGAACCCGAGTTTGCCGAACTGCTGTCCCTGGTCGAAATCGTCAAGGTCGACATCCAGCCGCTGTCCCGTGTCCAGCTGATGCAACTGGTCATGAAACTGAAGCCAATGGGCAAGCAGCTCCTGGCCGAAAAGGTCGATTCTCGCGAGCAGATGGAACAATGCCTGAAGCTGGGCTTTACCCTGTTCCAGGGCTACTACTTCGCCAAACCGACCATCATCGCCGGCAAGAAGCTCGACCATTCGCAACTGTCGCTGATGAAGCTGATGGGCCTGTTGCTCGGCGATGCTGCCACAGCCGAACTCGAAGCCGCCCTCAAGCCGGAACCCGGCCTGACGATCAGCTTGCTGCGCATGACCAATTCGGTCGGCGCCGGCTGCACTGAAAAAATCACCTCGCTGGGCCATGCCATCACCGTCCTCGGCCGCCGCCAGTTGCAACGCTGGCTGCAACTACTGGTTTTTGCCGGTGGCAAACCGAGCGGCACCAGCAATCCCTTGCTTCTGTTGGCAGCCACCCGTGGCCGTTTGATGGAGTTGCTGGCCGGCGAATTGCAGCCGGGTGACACCGCCCTGGCCGACCAGGCTTTCATGGCCGGCATCATGTCGCTGATGCCGGCGCTGGTCAGCCTGCCGATCGCCGAGATCGTCGCGCCGCTCGGCCTGACCGGCAATGTCCGCGATGCCCTGTGCGACGGCAGCGGCGTCTTGGGGGCACTGCTCCATATTGCCGAAAGCAGCGAAAACGGTGATCTGGGCCAACTGACCCAGGCACTGGCCGAGCTTTCCGGGCTCAGCCCCAAAGCCATCAACCGGGCACAGACCCAGGCCCTGCAGTGGGCCAACGATATCGGTCAGGAAAAACAGGAAACCTAG
- a CDS encoding YheT family hydrolase: MNPYKAPSWLPGGQAQTLWPLLIKPQPIELRRERWETPDGDFIDVDHLDGPADAPQLVLFHGLEGSARSHYAISTAHACRQAGWRLALPHFRGCSGELNRRPRAYHSGDSEEINWILHRLHASNDHRRINAASVSLGGNALLKWAGERGISAAELVNGVAAFCPPLDLAACGHHLARGFNRIYTQHFLNTLKARSAARLRLFPGLFDAVLMHGASNLFQFDDAVTAPIHGFAGAADYWERASAKPWLKSIAIPTLVVNPKNDPFLPASHLPSPADVSPSVRLEQPATGGHVGFVSGSFPGNLDWLPQRLLHFFLFETS, from the coding sequence TTGAACCCCTACAAAGCGCCGAGCTGGCTGCCCGGCGGCCAGGCGCAAACCCTGTGGCCTTTGCTGATCAAGCCGCAGCCGATCGAGCTACGCCGAGAACGCTGGGAGACGCCGGATGGCGATTTCATCGACGTCGATCATCTCGACGGCCCGGCCGATGCACCACAGCTGGTGCTGTTCCACGGCCTGGAAGGCAGTGCCCGCAGCCATTACGCCATTTCGACCGCCCATGCCTGCCGGCAAGCCGGCTGGCGCCTCGCCCTGCCGCACTTCCGAGGCTGTTCCGGCGAACTGAACCGCCGGCCACGTGCTTACCATTCGGGCGATTCGGAGGAAATCAACTGGATTCTCCACCGCCTTCATGCCAGCAATGACCACCGCCGCATCAATGCAGCCAGCGTTTCGCTGGGCGGCAACGCACTGCTCAAATGGGCCGGCGAACGTGGCATTTCGGCCGCCGAACTGGTTAATGGCGTCGCCGCCTTCTGCCCGCCGCTCGACCTCGCTGCCTGCGGCCATCACCTGGCTCGCGGTTTCAACCGCATCTACACGCAGCATTTCCTGAACACCCTGAAAGCCCGTTCGGCCGCCCGACTGCGGCTGTTTCCAGGCCTCTTTGATGCTGTCCTAATGCACGGGGCAAGCAACCTTTTTCAGTTTGATGATGCCGTAACTGCCCCGATCCATGGTTTTGCCGGCGCTGCCGACTATTGGGAACGCGCCTCGGCCAAGCCATGGCTGAAATCGATCGCCATCCCGACATTGGTGGTCAACCCGAAAAATGATCCCTTTCTGCCGGCCAGCCACTTGCCCAGCCCTGCCGATGTCAGCCCAAGCGTCAGGCTGGAACAGCCGGCAACCGGTGGCCACGTCGGCTTCGTCAGCGGCAGTTTTCCGGGAAATCTGGACTGGCTGCCGCAAAGACTCTTACACTTCTTTCTTTTCGAAACGTCATAA
- the alaS gene encoding alanine--tRNA ligase codes for MKSSEIRQQFLDFFASKGHQIVSSSSLVPHEDPTLLFTNAGMNQFKDVFLGFDKRPYSRATTSQKCVRAGGKHNDLENVGYTARHHTFFEMLGNFSFGDYFKRDAIKYAWELLTEVYKLPKDKLTVTVYAEDDEAYDIWTKEIGVPVERVIRIGDNKGARYASDNFWMMGDTGPCGPCTEIFYDHGEKHWGGPPGSPDEDGDRFIEIWNNVFMQFNRDEAGVMHPLPKPSVDTGMGLERVSAVLQGVHANYEIDLFQALLKAAARETSDADMDSPSLKVLADHIRACSFLLADGVIPGNEGRGYVLRRIIRRAIRHGYKLGARAAFFHKMVPDLVAEMGMAYPELGQNQFKIIATLKQEEDRFFETIEHGMAILEATIADLLGDSVEGAKSLGGGRPLFKPEGLYPIFPGDIAFKLHDTYGFPLDLTQDICRERGLTVDAAAFDAAMARQKEQARAAGKFKMATNLEYDGPATTFHGYAALEHKANVLALYKDGAAVNQLNEGEMGVVVLDDTPFYAESGGQVGDCGALQSVHGIFAVEDTQKIQATVFGHHGVVKTGTISVGNGVAAKVDVLARQRIMRNHSATHLLHKALREVLGDHVQQKGSQVDPDKTRFDFVHNQPMTDEEIRRVENIVNAEILANVATETRVLPIAEAQKLGAMMLFGEKYGDDVRVLDIGSSRELCGGTHVSRTGDIGLFSITAEGGVAAGVRRVEAVTGDNALTYMQDMETALGGVAGTLKVLPKDVPGRVLAVLDQVKKLERELAALKGKLASAQGDDMLASAVDVKGAKVLAATLEGADVNALRDTMDKLRDKLKSAAIVLASVIDGKVTLIAGVTADLTGKVKAGELVNMVAQQVGGKGGGRPDMAQAGGTQPENLPAALASVSAWVEGKL; via the coding sequence ATGAAAAGCTCCGAAATCCGCCAGCAATTCCTCGACTTCTTCGCCTCCAAGGGCCACCAGATCGTGTCGTCCAGTTCGCTGGTGCCGCACGAGGACCCGACCCTGCTGTTCACCAACGCCGGGATGAACCAGTTCAAGGACGTCTTCCTCGGTTTCGACAAGCGGCCTTATTCCCGCGCGACGACCTCGCAGAAATGCGTCCGGGCCGGCGGCAAGCACAACGACCTCGAGAACGTCGGCTACACCGCCCGTCACCACACCTTCTTCGAGATGCTCGGGAATTTCAGCTTCGGCGATTACTTCAAGCGCGACGCCATCAAATACGCCTGGGAGCTGCTGACTGAAGTCTACAAACTGCCCAAGGACAAGCTGACCGTCACGGTCTATGCCGAGGACGACGAAGCCTACGACATCTGGACCAAGGAAATCGGCGTCCCGGTCGAGCGCGTTATCCGCATCGGCGACAACAAGGGCGCCCGCTACGCCTCCGACAATTTCTGGATGATGGGCGACACCGGTCCCTGCGGCCCGTGCACCGAGATTTTCTACGACCACGGCGAAAAGCACTGGGGCGGCCCCCCGGGATCGCCGGACGAAGACGGCGACCGTTTCATCGAAATCTGGAACAACGTCTTCATGCAGTTCAACCGCGACGAAGCCGGCGTCATGCATCCGCTGCCCAAGCCGTCCGTCGATACCGGCATGGGCCTCGAACGCGTTTCCGCCGTGCTGCAGGGCGTGCACGCCAACTACGAAATCGATCTGTTCCAGGCGCTGCTCAAGGCTGCCGCCCGCGAAACCAGCGATGCCGACATGGATTCACCGTCGCTCAAGGTGCTCGCCGACCATATCCGCGCCTGCTCCTTCCTGCTCGCCGACGGCGTCATTCCCGGCAATGAAGGCCGCGGCTACGTGCTGCGCCGGATCATTCGCCGCGCCATCCGCCACGGCTACAAGCTCGGCGCCCGCGCAGCCTTCTTCCACAAGATGGTGCCGGATCTCGTTGCTGAAATGGGCATGGCTTATCCGGAACTGGGGCAGAACCAGTTCAAGATCATCGCCACGCTCAAGCAGGAAGAAGACCGCTTCTTCGAAACCATCGAACACGGTATGGCCATCCTCGAGGCAACGATTGCGGATTTGCTTGGTGATTCAGTTGAAGGTGCTAAGTCATTGGGTGGTGGTCGTCCTCTCTTTAAGCCGGAGGGGCTGTATCCAATTTTTCCAGGCGATATTGCCTTCAAGCTGCACGACACCTACGGCTTCCCGCTCGACCTGACGCAGGACATTTGCCGCGAGCGAGGGCTAACAGTCGACGCCGCTGCCTTCGATGCCGCCATGGCTCGCCAGAAAGAGCAAGCGCGTGCCGCCGGCAAGTTCAAGATGGCGACCAACCTTGAATACGATGGCCCGGCCACGACTTTCCATGGCTACGCCGCGCTCGAACACAAGGCCAACGTGCTCGCCCTGTACAAGGACGGTGCTGCGGTCAACCAGCTCAATGAAGGCGAAATGGGCGTTGTGGTCCTCGACGACACGCCGTTCTACGCCGAGTCCGGCGGCCAGGTCGGCGACTGCGGCGCGCTGCAGTCGGTGCATGGCATCTTCGCCGTCGAAGACACGCAGAAAATCCAGGCCACGGTCTTCGGCCACCACGGCGTCGTCAAGACCGGCACCATCTCGGTCGGCAACGGTGTTGCCGCCAAGGTCGACGTGCTGGCCCGTCAGCGCATCATGCGCAACCATTCGGCGACCCACCTGCTGCACAAGGCGCTACGCGAAGTGCTCGGTGATCACGTCCAGCAAAAGGGCTCGCAGGTCGATCCGGACAAGACCCGTTTTGACTTCGTGCATAACCAGCCGATGACCGACGAGGAAATCCGCCGCGTCGAGAACATCGTCAATGCCGAGATTCTCGCCAACGTCGCCACCGAAACCCGTGTCCTGCCCATCGCCGAAGCCCAGAAGCTCGGCGCCATGATGCTCTTCGGCGAAAAGTATGGCGACGACGTGCGCGTCCTCGACATCGGCTCGTCGCGCGAACTGTGCGGCGGCACCCACGTTTCGCGCACCGGCGACATCGGCCTGTTCAGCATCACGGCCGAAGGTGGCGTCGCCGCGGGCGTGCGCCGTGTCGAAGCCGTTACTGGCGATAATGCGCTGACCTACATGCAGGATATGGAAACTGCCCTCGGCGGCGTCGCCGGCACACTCAAGGTGTTGCCGAAGGACGTGCCTGGCCGCGTGCTGGCCGTGCTTGATCAGGTCAAGAAACTCGAACGCGAACTGGCTGCCCTCAAGGGCAAGCTGGCCTCGGCGCAGGGCGACGACATGCTGGCCAGCGCGGTCGACGTCAAGGGCGCCAAGGTTCTGGCCGCAACGCTCGAAGGCGCCGACGTCAATGCGCTGCGCGATACCATGGACAAGCTGCGCGACAAGCTCAAGTCGGCTGCCATCGTGCTGGCCTCGGTGATCGACGGCAAGGTCACGCTGATCGCTGGCGTGACGGCGGACCTGACCGGCAAGGTCAAGGCCGGCGAGCTGGTCAACATGGTTGCCCAGCAGGTCGGCGGCAAGGGCGGCGGTCGTCCGGACATGGCGCAGGCTGGCGGTACGCAGCCGGAAAACCTGCCGGCGGCGCTGGCCTCCGTCTCGGCTTGGGTTGAAGGCAAGCTGTGA
- the waaF gene encoding lipopolysaccharide heptosyltransferase II has product MKALIVAPSWIGDTIMAQPLFARLQAKHPGLQLDALAPRWVAPVLQRMDEISDVVDSPFGHGQLSLKARWRLARELAARHYDAVYVLPNSLKSALVPWMAGIPQRIGFTGESRYGLINVRHTLDKQALPLMLERFTQLAERPGASQPKPIPYPRIRSTAADQAKTQAELGLERPARVVAFCPGAEYGPAKRWPATHFATLARQLAEQGCAIWLFGSPKDHAVAEEISQLAPGLCRNLCGATSLAQAVDLLALAELVVCNDSGLMHVAAALDRPIVALYGSSSPGFTPPLSDKADILSLQLDCSPCFKRECPLGHLDCLNKLFPEQVFAACQKWISR; this is encoded by the coding sequence ATGAAAGCCCTCATCGTCGCCCCTTCCTGGATCGGCGACACCATCATGGCGCAACCGCTGTTCGCGCGGTTGCAGGCCAAACATCCCGGCTTGCAACTCGACGCCCTTGCCCCGCGCTGGGTAGCCCCCGTCCTGCAACGGATGGATGAAATCAGCGATGTCGTCGACAGCCCGTTCGGCCACGGCCAGCTATCCCTGAAAGCTCGCTGGCGACTGGCCCGCGAACTGGCCGCCCGGCATTACGACGCCGTTTATGTCCTGCCCAATTCGCTGAAATCGGCGCTAGTGCCCTGGATGGCCGGCATTCCACAGCGCATCGGCTTCACCGGTGAATCGCGCTATGGCCTGATCAACGTTCGCCACACGCTAGACAAGCAGGCGCTGCCGCTGATGCTTGAGCGCTTTACGCAACTGGCTGAACGACCGGGTGCGTCACAGCCCAAACCGATTCCCTATCCCAGGATTCGCTCGACTGCAGCCGATCAGGCAAAAACACAGGCCGAACTCGGCCTTGAGCGCCCGGCGCGCGTCGTCGCCTTCTGCCCCGGCGCCGAATATGGCCCGGCCAAGCGCTGGCCAGCCACCCATTTCGCCACGCTGGCCAGACAACTGGCCGAACAGGGCTGCGCCATCTGGCTCTTCGGTTCGCCGAAGGACCATGCCGTCGCCGAGGAAATCTCGCAACTCGCCCCCGGCCTGTGCCGCAACCTGTGCGGCGCCACCTCGCTGGCCCAAGCGGTCGATTTGCTCGCCCTAGCCGAGCTGGTCGTCTGCAATGACTCCGGCCTGATGCACGTCGCCGCCGCGCTCGACCGGCCGATCGTCGCGCTCTACGGCTCATCGTCACCAGGCTTCACGCCACCGCTCTCCGACAAGGCTGACATCCTCAGCCTGCAACTAGACTGCAGCCCCTGCTTCAAGCGTGAATGTCCGCTTGGCCACCTCGACTGCCTGAACAAACTGTTCCCCGAACAGGTTTTCGCCGCCTGCCAGAAATGGATCTCGCGATGA
- a CDS encoding phosphomannomutase/phosphoglucomutase, translating to MSQLPAEIFKAYDIRGIVNKSLTADVVRQIGHALGSLAAEQGQTAIAVGRDGRLSGPELAGALMDGICAAGVDAIDVGCVPTPVTYFAAYELGCNSCVSVTGSHNPPDYNGLKMVIGGTTLALDAIQDLKKRAESGNLKHGKGERRSANVLPAYVEKIVSDVKLARPMKIVMDCGNGVAGVIAPELFKRLGCEIVPLFCEVDGNFPNHHPDPSKPENLADVIKALKETDAEIGIAFDGDGDRLGVVTKDGEIIYPDRQLMLFAADVLSRVPGGMIIYDVKCTRRLAPWIKQHGGVPLMWNTGHALVKAKLKETGAPLAGEMSGHTFFKERWYGFDDGLYTGARLLEILSRSANANPVLKNLPNSPSTPELNIKMAEGEPFALIDKLKAEGKFDGAEEIITIDGVRVEYEDGFGLARPSNTTPVVVLRFEADNSAALERIQADFRQALNAAWPGIQLPF from the coding sequence ATGAGCCAACTCCCCGCTGAAATTTTCAAGGCCTACGATATTCGTGGCATCGTCAACAAATCGCTGACCGCCGATGTCGTCCGCCAGATTGGTCATGCGCTTGGCTCACTGGCTGCAGAACAGGGCCAGACGGCCATCGCCGTCGGCCGTGATGGCCGACTCTCCGGCCCCGAACTGGCGGGTGCGCTGATGGATGGCATTTGCGCCGCGGGTGTGGATGCGATTGACGTTGGCTGCGTACCGACCCCGGTCACCTACTTCGCCGCCTACGAACTCGGCTGCAACTCCTGCGTTTCGGTCACCGGCAGCCACAACCCACCAGACTACAACGGATTGAAGATGGTCATCGGCGGCACGACGCTAGCCCTTGATGCCATTCAGGACCTGAAGAAACGCGCCGAATCGGGCAACCTGAAGCATGGCAAGGGCGAGCGCCGCAGCGCCAATGTTTTGCCAGCCTACGTCGAGAAGATCGTCAGCGACGTCAAGCTGGCCCGCCCGATGAAGATCGTCATGGATTGCGGCAACGGCGTCGCCGGTGTAATCGCCCCGGAACTGTTCAAGCGCCTTGGCTGCGAAATCGTCCCGCTGTTCTGTGAAGTGGACGGCAACTTCCCGAACCATCACCCGGATCCGTCGAAGCCCGAAAACCTGGCCGACGTCATCAAGGCCCTCAAGGAAACCGACGCCGAAATCGGCATCGCCTTCGACGGCGACGGCGACCGGCTCGGCGTGGTGACCAAGGATGGTGAAATCATCTACCCCGACCGCCAGTTAATGCTGTTTGCCGCCGATGTGCTCTCCCGGGTGCCGGGTGGCATGATCATTTATGACGTCAAATGCACCCGCCGGCTCGCCCCGTGGATCAAACAACACGGCGGCGTGCCGCTGATGTGGAACACTGGCCACGCACTGGTCAAGGCCAAGCTGAAGGAAACCGGCGCGCCCCTGGCCGGCGAAATGTCTGGCCACACCTTCTTCAAGGAGCGCTGGTACGGCTTCGATGACGGCCTGTACACCGGCGCCCGCCTGCTGGAGATTCTGTCGCGCTCAGCCAATGCCAACCCGGTCCTGAAAAACCTGCCGAATTCGCCGTCGACCCCGGAGTTGAACATCAAGATGGCCGAAGGCGAGCCGTTCGCGCTGATCGACAAGCTGAAAGCCGAAGGCAAGTTCGACGGTGCCGAGGAGATCATCACCATTGACGGCGTCCGCGTAGAATATGAAGACGGTTTCGGCCTGGCCCGCCCGTCGAACACCACGCCGGTTGTCGTGCTGCGTTTCGAGGCCGACAATTCCGCCGCGCTGGAGCGCATCCAGGCCGACTTCCGGCAAGCGCTGAACGCCGCCTGGCCGGGCATTCAGCTACCGTTTTAA
- the ugpQ gene encoding glycerophosphodiester phosphodiesterase codes for MKLLLPRWFAHRGGGSLAPENTLSGIRLAARLGYRAVEFDVMLSADGTPFLIHDETLTRTTNGQGRVCDTPDRILLTLDAGQGEPLPTLAQAAALCRELGLLANVEIKPATGFERQTAEIVARQCAELWQGAEIPPLISSFSMTALAIARDLAPAMPRGLLFDRVPADWRQRMSDLQGVTLHCNAAHVADEVVLEANAHGIPVLCYTVNRPAQAEMLLASGVSAFFTDRLDLFVETSAYKALQLGG; via the coding sequence ATGAAGTTGCTGCTGCCGCGCTGGTTTGCCCATCGCGGCGGCGGCTCGCTGGCGCCGGAAAATACGCTGTCCGGTATCCGGCTCGCCGCCCGGCTGGGTTATCGGGCTGTCGAATTCGACGTCATGCTGTCGGCAGACGGCACTCCTTTCCTGATCCACGATGAAACGCTGACGCGGACGACCAACGGCCAGGGGCGCGTCTGCGATACGCCGGACCGCATCCTGCTGACGCTCGATGCCGGGCAGGGCGAGCCGCTGCCGACCTTGGCCCAGGCTGCGGCGCTGTGTCGCGAACTGGGGCTGCTGGCCAATGTCGAGATCAAGCCGGCGACCGGCTTCGAACGGCAGACAGCGGAGATCGTGGCGCGCCAATGCGCCGAATTATGGCAGGGGGCGGAAATCCCGCCCTTGATTTCCTCATTCTCCATGACAGCGCTGGCCATTGCCCGCGATCTGGCCCCCGCCATGCCGCGCGGCCTGCTCTTCGACCGGGTGCCGGCCGACTGGCGGCAGCGGATGAGCGATCTGCAAGGTGTGACCCTGCATTGCAACGCCGCGCATGTCGCCGACGAGGTCGTGCTCGAGGCCAATGCGCACGGCATTCCGGTGCTCTGCTATACGGTCAATCGTCCGGCGCAGGCCGAAATGCTGTTGGCAAGCGGCGTCAGCGCTTTTTTTACCGATCGGCTCGATCTTTTCGTGGAAACAAGTGCTTACAAAGCCTTGCAATTAGGCGGCTGA
- a CDS encoding zinc-finger domain-containing protein: MSDNKAVEITAHDLPLHCPTPNVALWSQHPRVFLDVLKTGEVTCPYCSTKYVFKGEAPKGHH; the protein is encoded by the coding sequence ATGTCCGACAACAAAGCTGTTGAAATCACCGCCCACGACCTGCCGCTGCACTGCCCGACGCCGAACGTCGCGCTGTGGAGCCAGCACCCGCGAGTCTTCCTCGATGTCCTGAAGACCGGCGAAGTCACCTGCCCGTACTGCTCCACCAAGTACGTCTTCAAGGGCGAAGCGCCCAAGGGGCATCACTAG
- a CDS encoding extracellular solute-binding protein, producing MSHRLSPSVVAVTLALACSSVLAAKAAKPAAKAAPAPVAAADFELAHNLSPAGEEQLQAVVERFNKENGGNLKLSRLEKGEKPAGLNLIRRYDMSDVLAQPKAFVPLHEMMTKAGQPLKVGELTADLKAGAVDGKGRLVALPLIYSTPVLFYNKNAFRKAGLNPDQPPKTWFEMQGVLDKLQDAGYACPYTSSWPVWVHIDNVSAVSGVPAVSDKGTLAFNGLPQVKHIAMMATWTKANYFKLFGRRNEASAKFNDGECAMITTDSREHIDFRAAKGVELGVAPLPYHDDVYGGRQNSLADGASLWVGAGKSAAEYKQAAKFVSFLLSPEMQIEMVRVYGGLPLTAAARAAARSKLLQDGDQTLEIAYASMKGKGASHVPHVADADPVRILTNEELEAVWADKKPAKAALDTAVSRGNAILGAKPALKKAQPF from the coding sequence ATGTCGCATCGTCTTTCTCCTTCTGTCGTCGCTGTTACGCTGGCTCTGGCGTGTTCCTCCGTGCTGGCCGCCAAGGCGGCAAAACCTGCTGCCAAGGCAGCGCCGGCCCCGGTTGCCGCAGCCGACTTTGAGCTGGCCCATAATCTGAGTCCGGCTGGCGAGGAGCAGCTCCAGGCTGTTGTTGAGCGTTTCAACAAGGAGAATGGCGGCAACCTGAAGCTCTCGCGTCTGGAAAAGGGCGAGAAACCGGCCGGTCTCAACCTGATCCGTCGCTATGACATGAGCGATGTCCTGGCCCAGCCGAAGGCCTTCGTGCCGCTCCACGAGATGATGACCAAGGCGGGGCAGCCGCTCAAGGTCGGTGAATTGACGGCCGATCTCAAGGCCGGCGCAGTCGATGGCAAGGGGCGTCTGGTCGCATTGCCGCTGATCTATTCGACGCCGGTTTTGTTCTACAACAAGAATGCTTTCCGCAAGGCCGGCCTGAACCCCGACCAGCCGCCGAAGACCTGGTTCGAAATGCAGGGCGTGCTCGACAAGCTTCAGGATGCCGGTTATGCCTGCCCTTACACGTCGTCGTGGCCGGTCTGGGTGCATATCGACAACGTCAGCGCTGTATCCGGCGTGCCGGCGGTCAGTGACAAGGGCACGCTGGCTTTCAACGGCTTGCCGCAGGTCAAGCACATCGCGATGATGGCGACCTGGACCAAGGCCAATTATTTCAAGCTGTTCGGTCGTCGCAACGAAGCCAGCGCCAAGTTCAATGATGGCGAATGCGCGATGATCACGACCGATTCCCGCGAACACATCGATTTCCGTGCCGCCAAGGGGGTCGAATTGGGCGTCGCACCGCTGCCCTATCATGACGATGTCTATGGCGGTCGCCAGAACTCGTTGGCTGACGGAGCGTCGCTGTGGGTCGGCGCCGGCAAGTCGGCTGCCGAATACAAGCAGGCGGCGAAATTTGTTTCCTTCCTGTTGTCGCCGGAAATGCAGATCGAGATGGTGCGTGTCTATGGCGGTTTGCCGCTGACTGCCGCCGCCCGTGCCGCAGCACGCAGCAAGCTGCTGCAGGATGGTGACCAGACGCTGGAAATTGCCTATGCCTCGATGAAGGGCAAGGGGGCGTCACACGTTCCTCATGTTGCGGATGCCGATCCGGTGCGCATTCTCACCAACGAAGAGTTGGAAGCGGTGTGGGCCGACAAGAAGCCGGCCAAGGCCGCGCTCGATACCGCGGTTTCCCGTGGAAACGCCATTCTCGGCGCCAAGCCGGCCCTGAAGAAGGCGCAGCCCTTCTAA
- a CDS encoding YybH family protein, with amino-acid sequence MSKPANFASPDDVEHAFYEAITHGDADLLMLVWAEDEETLCVHPTGVRLQGEAPIRESWRSIFANARLRVQPEAVTHWQGTVMAIHHLTEVLFVGDDPSPHGPLHVTHVYVRGAHGWRMVSRHASAADDGHQAMAEAVPHTLH; translated from the coding sequence ATGAGCAAACCCGCCAACTTCGCCTCTCCTGACGACGTCGAGCATGCCTTTTACGAAGCCATCACCCACGGCGATGCCGATCTGTTGATGCTGGTCTGGGCCGAGGATGAGGAAACCCTCTGCGTACACCCCACCGGCGTTCGCCTGCAGGGCGAAGCGCCGATCCGGGAAAGCTGGCGCAGCATCTTTGCCAACGCGCGCCTGCGCGTTCAGCCGGAAGCGGTCACCCACTGGCAAGGCACGGTAATGGCCATCCACCACCTGACCGAAGTCCTGTTCGTCGGCGACGACCCCAGCCCGCACGGCCCGCTCCACGTCACCCACGTTTATGTGCGCGGCGCCCACGGCTGGCGGATGGTCAGCCGGCACGCTTCGGCGGCAGACGATGGCCATCAGGCGATGGCTGAAGCCGTGCCGCACACCCTGCATTGA